One Candidatus Dependentiae bacterium genomic region harbors:
- a CDS encoding fasciclin domain-containing protein: MEFWQKYIGAGVLIAIAGYLMIVRAGGEDFMKQLGSLGASKYIEAMNTQDDIKETMEKSSGTATIFVPNDAAMNAWGDRSSFASNKRKMRRFLKHSIVLGDLTAEQCVQKERHVTADGTELTIKKEGSDIVVIAGSGKAKVIKSDVKFSNGYINIIDTVLLPKDI, encoded by the coding sequence ATGGAATTTTGGCAAAAATATATAGGCGCTGGAGTGTTGATTGCTATTGCCGGCTACTTGATGATTGTTCGAGCTGGTGGTGAAGATTTCATGAAGCAGCTCGGATCGCTTGGAGCTTCTAAGTACATTGAAGCAATGAATACTCAAGATGACATCAAAGAAACTATGGAGAAAAGTTCAGGAACAGCAACAATTTTTGTTCCTAACGATGCGGCAATGAATGCGTGGGGTGATCGCTCTAGTTTTGCAAGTAACAAAAGAAAGATGCGTCGCTTTCTTAAGCATTCAATTGTTCTGGGTGATTTGACGGCTGAACAGTGTGTTCAAAAAGAGCGCCATGTAACCGCAGACGGTACAGAGCTTACCATCAAAAAAGAGGGTAGTGATATTGTTGTGATTGCTGGCAGCGGGAAAGCAAAAGTTATTAAATCAGATGTAAAATTTTCCAATGGCTACATCAACATTATTGACACCGTGTTATTGCCAAAAGATATCTAA